A genomic stretch from Chiloscyllium punctatum isolate Juve2018m chromosome 40, sChiPun1.3, whole genome shotgun sequence includes:
- the nthl1 gene encoding endonuclease III-like protein 1 isoform X2 produces the protein MRYQVLLSLMLSSQTRDQVTFEAMKQLRDHGLTVDNILKMDDKTLGELIYPVGFWRSKVKYIKQTTAILKEQYNGDIPSSVSELLKLPGVGPKMAHLIMKLAWNNVSGISVDTHVHRITNRLKWVKKETKTPEETRLALEEWMPRELWSETNWLLVGFGQQMCLPVNPRCTVCLNRDICPTAKNNLRKTNPRLPPSSLLQPCQQQQ, from the exons ATGAGGTATCAAGTGCTTTTGTCGCTCATGTTGTCCAGCCAAACCAGGGATCAGGTGACATTTGAAGCAATGAAGCAGCTAAGGGACCATGGCTTGACTGTGGACAACATCCTCAAGATGGATGATAAGACACTGGGAGAGCTTATCTATCCAGTTGGATTCTGGAGG AGTAAAGTGAAATACATCAAGCAGACCACAGCAATCTTGAAGGAGCAGTACAATGGTGACATTCCCAGCAGTGTCAGCGAGCTTCTGAAACTTCCAGGAGTGGGACCGAAGATGGCTCATCTCATCATGAAGCTAGCCTGGAATAATGTGTCTGGCATCA GTGTTGACACCCATGTGCATAGAATCACAAATCGACTGAAGTGGGTCAAAAAAGAGACCAAAACCCCAGAGGAAACCAGACTGGCGCTGGAAGAATGGATGCCACG GGAGCTCTGGAGtgagaccaattggctgctggtGGGCTTTGGTCAGCAGATGTGCCTGCCAGTGAATCCTCGCTGTACTGTATGTCTCAACAGAGATATCTGTCCCACAGCCAAGAACAATCTTCGGAAAACAAATCCCAGGCTTCCTCCCAGCTCTCTGCTTCAGCCTTGCCAACAGCAACAATAA
- the nthl1 gene encoding endonuclease III-like protein 1 isoform X1, whose product MLAARDLKGPRPSALISQKVGIMATSSYFTSGILTRNMSRRVCVARERDHPGSNLAKSPAAGRPAVGQPGLQIEADAVGAASPIRPGSSPVRGNARRQKRESLQTAGGSGRKLSRPQSASPEKDTNSKWEPKDWREQLDNIRKMRKGRDAPVDHMGAEQCFDKTAAPEVMRYQVLLSLMLSSQTRDQVTFEAMKQLRDHGLTVDNILKMDDKTLGELIYPVGFWRSKVKYIKQTTAILKEQYNGDIPSSVSELLKLPGVGPKMAHLIMKLAWNNVSGISVDTHVHRITNRLKWVKKETKTPEETRLALEEWMPRELWSETNWLLVGFGQQMCLPVNPRCTVCLNRDICPTAKNNLRKTNPRLPPSSLLQPCQQQQ is encoded by the exons ATGTTAGCAGCGCGAGATTTAAAGGGACCGCGACCCTCAGCTCTCATCTCACAAAAAGTGGGCATTATGGCTACCTCGTCTTATTTTACATCAGGCATACTGACTCGGAACATGAGCCGACGGGTGTGCGTGGCCAGGGAGCGGGATCACCCCGGCTCCAATTTAGCAAAGAGCCCTGCCGCTGGCAGGCCAGCAGTGGGCCAGCCCGGCCTCCAGATTGAAGCAGACGCGGTCGGAGCTGCCTCACCGATCCGGCCTGGCAGCTCTCCTGTACGCGGAAATGCACGGAGACAGAAAAGGGAGTCCTTGCAGACTGCTGGCGGTTCGGGCCGAAAGCTTAGCCGGCCGCAGTCTGCTTCCCCAGAAAAGGACACAAACTCTAAATGGGAGCCCAAGGACTGGAGGGAGCAGTTGGATAATATCAGGAAGATGAGGAAAGGCAGGGATGCGCCCGTGGATCACATGGGCGCTGAACAATGCTTCGACAAAACTGCAGCCCCCGAG GTCATGAGGTATCAAGTGCTTTTGTCGCTCATGTTGTCCAGCCAAACCAGGGATCAGGTGACATTTGAAGCAATGAAGCAGCTAAGGGACCATGGCTTGACTGTGGACAACATCCTCAAGATGGATGATAAGACACTGGGAGAGCTTATCTATCCAGTTGGATTCTGGAGG AGTAAAGTGAAATACATCAAGCAGACCACAGCAATCTTGAAGGAGCAGTACAATGGTGACATTCCCAGCAGTGTCAGCGAGCTTCTGAAACTTCCAGGAGTGGGACCGAAGATGGCTCATCTCATCATGAAGCTAGCCTGGAATAATGTGTCTGGCATCA GTGTTGACACCCATGTGCATAGAATCACAAATCGACTGAAGTGGGTCAAAAAAGAGACCAAAACCCCAGAGGAAACCAGACTGGCGCTGGAAGAATGGATGCCACG GGAGCTCTGGAGtgagaccaattggctgctggtGGGCTTTGGTCAGCAGATGTGCCTGCCAGTGAATCCTCGCTGTACTGTATGTCTCAACAGAGATATCTGTCCCACAGCCAAGAACAATCTTCGGAAAACAAATCCCAGGCTTCCTCCCAGCTCTCTGCTTCAGCCTTGCCAACAGCAACAATAA